The genomic window GTGAGCTATCGaaaattttattcttaatttgcaTGCTGCCTCGTCAAGTTCATAAAATGGCATCACTCAGTTAGATATAATCCAATACAATATCCAGATTTCCACCAACCTTTGCAGAAAGTAATATTATGTCACCCGACCAAAATGTCAAGTCATTAATAAAGAGTATAGAGCTTACAGATTCAACAGAAGACTTAtgtaacaaaaatttagtaTGAACGTTGAAAAGGGCTTGTAGGTGCTGTAACACTCTCAACTATATCTGACTCGAAAAATCACgcaatcacgcaccaatccctTCGGTTACGGCGATATAGGCAGAAACACCCAGAAAATGGGTAAGAAACATGAGAAGATGTCTAGATaaggaagagacgatctcgcACCTCCTGTGACATTGTTCTGCTCTATTCAGACATATATTTACCATTTAAAGTAGACAATTCTTTAATGAATTGAAACATCtcagtactgtggaaatcagggatcttctaaaaatttttaaacgtacacactggttttaggatgGATAAAGATAAGTTCCCTATACTGCATCATAATGGGCTCAGTGTGTCCCAACAACAACCGTTTCAACCTACGTCTATTCCGTTTCTTTACGACTATTTGTCCAAACAAATTTTGCGATGtttaccaaataaaatttcagcatAATTACAACCGATACAATCAAAAAAAagctataaatataaatttacttaCGAGGCCCAGTTGCCGAGCCTCCAAATAtatgtacagtaggttctgtttatatgcggtagatacgttccgcaagaaacagcataaaaaaagctactagttctatagtaaaactatagatacgtttcaaaagtgctaaaaccgcataaatctgaaataatgtaataaaatcgcataaaaaagggtactagttccatattataactatagatacgttccatagaccgcatgaatcttattaaataattaaataaaatcgcataaacaaaatattgtatttttgaaaattatatctttatttaagaaacgtcagaatcgaaaaataaatttaagtcagaaatagaatcagacaatacccacatgttgcgcgttcgtttaggttTTAGCGTAAAatactttcgtcacttgaggaaatatacacgtctgatctagatagttatgcaggcggttccatacttgtagggttagcatttctgatgtaatctgtgatgagtttttgcttagctggtttagaatcttgtttatatgtacaattcccgataggtcgatatgcattttgtaattaaaaaaaaaaccgcactatttcaaaaccgcataaaaacagaacctactgtatttcataaattgatttattaaaaatacatttatttaataaataatagctaattaaatatatacatacatacattgtatGTGATGTCAGCCGCGAGGTCGAGTACTAATTAAAATATCATATTCTCCTTGATTAAACTCTCCTTTAACCGCAAAACAATATAGCTACTATACTTTACTTTGAATCTTTTCAGAAATTCTGCAGCAAAATATACAGATGTTATTAAAGACTGAACCTAGAAATATTAAATGTGTCTGGCAAGAAGAAATGCAAAAGCTCATTTGTTTTATAGAAACTAGTGCAGATTACCCTAACTCCGGACCGATGCATATCCGACGACTTTTGTCAGAAAACTTGATAGAAATAAAGCGACCTGatgatataaaatttattcgcaAATTTCCCCTAAACTCACACGGAAAAGTAGATATTCGTTGTATGCTTTCACAAATTGCCGAAGACACATGCCAACAATCGGTAAAGCCAGTAGAAATTTTACAGAGTTTTATTATAGAAACTTTGGGATTTGATCCATTGAACCCAATCTCGGAGGTGCCCAGAATTAGTACCAGCAATAAGCCGGATCCTATTTTGTCATTTACAGCTGCAGGTGGCACATCTTTCCAGGCAATCGTGTTGGCTAGTGAAATTGGTCCGATGTTGGAGCACACCAGCGATCGTAGTGAATTATTAGGAATGTTACTAAACCCACAACAGTCGCTAATATCTATTAAGGACTTTCTGGTATCATGCTCATTATCAAAAACTCAAATTATATCTAAAGTACAATCCAATAAGCGAAATTATTGtcttgcaaaaaattttaagtttctttGGCGTACTAGTCTTAATAAATGTGTGGATTCATCTCCAATCATTGTTGGAAATAAATGGATATGTGTTGGTTCACACTCGCATATTTTAGCAACACTTGATGGCAGACAAGGGAATCCCATAGCTGTACTGGAGCTACCGGATCGAATAGAGTGTAAAGTGGAAGTGGCTTTGAATGATAAAAATCCCTATATGGCGTTCGTGGGTTGTTATGATCAttatttgtatgcttttaaCTACACAAATGGTCGTATTTACTGGCGAATAGACATGAGCGGAATCATCAAAGCGAAACCTTTAAGCTGCAAATCCGGGCTTATCGTAGCTACTTACGGCAAGACATTCAATGTGTTTTGCGTTTGCTTAAAGGTAGgatatttttcattgaaaactcatattttttatgaattaagtaaatatgtttttcttgaAGACACAAAATTATATTTGGCGTCAAAAAGTCGGTGCGATAGGTATCTTTGCCAGTCCAGTATTGATAAATGATGCTGCAATGATAATTTGTGCTCTGGATGGTACTTATTGCAGCGTTAGTGCAGATTCTGGTAAATGCCAGTGGTTACAAAAGTGTGGTTCACCTATCTTTTCAACACCTATTGTAATCAGCGAGgaaaacataattattttagCCGAAGTTGTAGGAAAGGTGCACATTTGTAATACAGAAAGCGGAGAAGTGGTTTGTATAATTACTTAAGTTCAGATAAGGTGAGAATATCTTCtatatttttcagataaaaaCATTCTGTGCTGGATCTTCAATTTTTTCTGGTTTAACTACAATACCTGATATGAATAGCAAAGTACAAGGGAATGATACAAGGtcgacaaaaattttgtttggttgctaCGATAAGAATGTGTACTGTTTACAGTACATGAATGCAGCTGATGAAAACCAGCAAAGTACACCTGTATTACACCTACTATGGAAGGTACAACTTGATAGCAACATCTTTGCAACACCTGTAGCCATTTCTATGAAGGAAGATAACTTTGTATTAAGCTGTTCCATTAATGGTTTAATTGCGCTTTTGTTGGCTGAAACCGGCGAGTTAGTTGCTACACACAAACTACCCGCAGAAGTATTTTCCACTCCTTGTCAActaaataatcaaatttttttaggttgcaGGGATAATTACGTCTACTCATTTTCcataaagtaattttaaaaaggCTGAAAATGTTGGTTCACTTATAGAATCATttaagggggagcctgctttagaggcttcaaaaaatcgattttttttttgcataaatgtcttcccaaactatccaagaatgtgtcgtcaaaatttcagaagcaaattcaaaatattttcgtagttacagaagaaattgtgagcaagcaaCGAGCAGgcatacgagcggccggatcgctcgaagtgcgatttttcggttttttatttttacgatttttcctaattggcggaaAAGATAGGTAAGAAGTTAAACTTCCTATCGAagcgagataacattgattgcattcggaattaaattctcttctagttgaacctaaaaaaccttaagaaagctATGATTAACcgactttttaaacaatctaaagtggatttgtttttccaaaaaaatgctttttttttaattagtgaaaaattgttgaatttctcactttctgtttaattttcttagtttaactagaagctatactatactaaaatacaattttttttgggtttttggtttcagatgaaaattgcgacctgcatctttcccaccgcacgacacatgcacactcgaggcgtcttggcaaaatgcttgtaccaagcataatatgacatatattttaatgaaaattttttaaaagactgtttaaatatataacaatatcaatcgaatatttctttccttcccaaaaaaatccacgaaaaaatcgatttttgaaacctctaaagcaggcttccACTTGTCTATTTCGATTATCGCGTTCAGATTATATACAAGTTTAGCGAAACTTTCGTATAATACGAAATTAGTTCACAAAGAATTTcgtcatatattatattttgcatcCTTtgcttaatatacatatgtatgtgttttgttCCTAAAGTTCATTGCTCTCCAGTATTCCGTTATAGTACTATCCCTTCAtatcttgttgttgtagcagcataaacattccccatacttacatacggggaatgctgctggagtgacagtccttgaccggatataaatccgggtcgtttcggtaacgtagaaccgactgtcgtggaaacgatacCACTCTGATACCACTACTACTATCTTACCTTGGTTTGATATAACAACTCGTCTTGCCcgtaaataaatgtttgaaattagtaTAGCAAAACACGAGCTGATGTCACTAAAACATCATATTCACGAAAAACGAGGTAGCGGCCTACGAATGGCGCCACCTGTGCATTCTCTACATCGTGGCAGGTTACTATTTTGTCAATGTGCGGCGGAACAGATATGACAGGGCCGTGCCAATGTTTGCGGGGAATGCATAAGAATGCCGCTACGTCAAAAGATATTTAATGGCATTAGTTATCacgtttataaagggtggttaaatttcaagggccgatgttgaatgtgaaccacacctaaacgtcaaggacaccgttggacttctttctttggggttatttgaaagaaaaggtcatcgtcatcgaaaatttggacattccgaggccatttggccgatattttattccatattttattccgtaattgagccataccaatattatcataatgaagagaaattacaataatttcctaaaaaaatgtattttattcaaagtcaacaccgacccttgaaacttaaccaccctttataactcATTCAAGTGTTTCTTATATGATGATTTGTAGAAAAGTATGTTATATAACACCTAGTAGTGAACCCTAAACctcatcaaaaaaaattaaaaaagaaaaatcacaaCTTCACTATTTAGGTGGAATAATTTAACTGTTACCTAattggtataaaataaaataaaataccgtatttgctttatttatggATGAAGTTTATTTAGTAGAACACAAATTGTTGGCAAATTGAATAATGTATAAACCTGTATCAGCGATTTTTAATGGTGACCACTCGACACTTGGCCTAATTATGTGTTTCGAACGGTCATTGGAGCCATCGAACGCTGTCCGTAAGTGGTTTTACCGTAGTTTTGCTCATTCATTGTGAGTCGCCATTCCTATTTACTTGCCAGGAGGCCAGGAGGCCAGCTGAACATTTGTACATTCAAATTACCCCCAAAAAACAGGCATCACGCACTAAACTCATATTTTTGGACTGTttcgtcaaaataaaataaatgcacagGTGATCGGGATGTGGTTTTAGAAGCTGTGCTAAAGTCTtgagcagacaaacatttcggccACAGACCGTAAACCTTTTGACAGGACTCAGCATCACCACACAAAGCACGCGCCAATGAAGAATGGCTTAAAAACAAACTTAATTTCGCCGACAAAATGGCAATCGGGTTTCCTAAAATGCAAATCCGCTGGATTTTTCTTTGTGAGGTATTTTAAAGACCAAAGTTGGCTCTAAAGAGCAAATGGCCGATGGCTTCACAGGCTGTTTTAAAGCTATAATTCAGGCCAAAAGTGACCACATGGAAAAAAGCTGATACGGTTTTTTAAAGGAATTCATTTGTCaacaatttatgttttattgaataaagttcattcataaattaAGCAAATATGGTATTTTTGAAAAGTGGGAAAGACACATGCgatatttattgaataaattgtgACAatggatattaaaaaataaatgaatacattAAACTTCATTCTTTTTGGATCTACAGTACGGCCaaacaacattaaaattaaattttattttctaaagagTATAGACTTACAACGTCTATAGTAGCTAAGAATATTTGTGTGTgacattgtacatacatacatcataaATTGTTGCATGTAAGTTTTTACAAGAATGGTCAATTTCATTTTGCATTTCTGGACGATTCCATGGTGAAATgcattcagaaggtgtggcaaATATCAGACCATTAATCGAACTTCAGTGAATTTGAAGGAATcggctgatttgctgacgtaacaagTGATGATGGCCAACACTGCTGCAGAACATTGCACGAACTAGAAGCCGCCTCTTGCCAGAATGTGACATCGCGGTTGGAACTTTTACTTCGTTGGGTATTTCATAGTTTATTAGAAAGACGAATTGGTTTAATCATATTGAGGATTAGAGGGGAAACTTGAGCCCAAACTAGTGGTATCCCAATGAGTCTCCAAACTTAAGTAAACTCCTCCTCATCTTCTAGGAGAGTAGCAACCACCCGAACCTAGCAGTTCTGCTAATGTTGCCGACACCGCCACCATTACCGGCACTCTTAATGAATTAGAGGAGTTGGAGGATCGGGCCTCAACACAGAGACTATATCGCATGGACTTTAGCGACATAGAGCACGTGGTGCCTAAATTCAATGTGCGACATTTCGCCCGGGAGCAAGGAGTTATCCGGCGCTGATGAAAGATTTAGGTGTCTCACATTTCGAAGTTCACTAACTGATACcgccaaagtattttttataaaacaacataaacaaaattttttttttttattaaatatattaaatcttcttaattttatatgacCTTGGTTGTGAATTTATAGGCTATTCATTCTTTCGCCTCATTTTTGTGGCTTTAGCAGCAGATTTCCTTAACACAGCTGCAGCTTTTGCCTTTTtttcacacatattttttatgtctcTTTCTCGTTGTGGGATAACATCTTTGGTTTCAGGAAGTCTCAATGTAAATTTCTTTGCTTGGCGTGCCAACGCAGCTGTACTTGTGCTTGGAGCATCTTCCACAAGATTGATATTAAGATAAGTTTGATTAGAATCTGCCTCCAACTGTCGCTGGCTATTGGAAACTTCCTCTTGTTTTTTGTTACGGCGGTTTCGTTTTTTAATCTTGCTGGCAGTGCTTTCAGCTTCTGTTATATCTAATTTGCCAGCCATAGTGTCGATCGCTTTCTGGACACGCTTACTTACCTTTATACCTCGCGACTTTAAAGCACTCTTTACGGAAAAGTAATTGCGTATACTTGCTTGGGTTTGCTTATCGTTGATTCGCTTGAGAACAGGTTTAAGCATTTCATCAGTTTTAATTGTTGTCCAACCGAATATCTTTTTCGTGAATTCATGTATAGAGTCCACATCGGGGTAACCCCAGCTGAATTGAGCTTTACTATTGTCAACTTTTGGGAACAAATATGCTTCCACGACCTATTATATGAAACGTACAttagttttcaatatttgcatttttctatAAACCCTATTTTAGTTTACCGCGGGGCTAGGAAATCCATCATTTAACTCAatgttctttaatttttttcttagcttAAGGCGAGCCGAGCTACCAGGGGGCTCAGATGAATCTTTGTATGTTTTCAACCAGTCCCGAAAACGGCAAAGCGCTGACAGAACTGTTCCAGGTAAGTGATGATCGGCATAAGATTCTTGTAAGTTTTTTGGTGTCGCTGAGAACGTTGCTAAAATTTCCAAAGCTGTAACAGTACCGATGCCATGTATGCCTAAagtaagaattaaataaaaattaattagttatAGAGAAAGCTTGGACAATTTGTTACCTGTTGTGTAGTCACTTCCTA from Anastrepha ludens isolate Willacy chromosome 5, idAnaLude1.1, whole genome shotgun sequence includes these protein-coding regions:
- the LOC128865275 gene encoding beta-alanine-activating enzyme isoform X2, which encodes MGRVYDLALLQKFRRNLFIIYRSEYEEISFTYDTILGTVSEVLEQFKLYNVIPNVGIALQIQSLTASGIVLLLSILNYNCYFIPLHYNTAQSHFEAVLNAHGAKYVIADLKYDNGNCKQIGCVTVFHNKMYIYENTSLKKNACVDVPSLCYSIATSGTTGLPKIVQVPYSCMEPNIVAISTQLKISESDVIYLCAPFTFDPFMVDLFLALNRGATLLISAPTLRLNPNKLIKILWPKLLDHDRSLLRENSNCIGATFLQATPSFFRLFGDAAIKDVILHESNSLRCLVLGGEDFPTRLEWNSWLPSAPINKRIFNIYGITELSCWCTMHECNFNDGWERAPLGALLDNQTSLRIIDKSGMELSGVCEGQLEIGSATRKCYIPSIDGQFSHESTELCFRATGDVVRQDESGNVFYLGRIDSIIKRRGVRLNLEILQQNIQMLLKTEPRNIKCVWQEEMQKLICFIETSADYPNSGPMHIRRLLSENLIEIKRPDDIKFIRKFPLNSHGKVDIRCMLSQIAEDTCQQSVKPVEILQSFIIETLGFDPLNPISEVPRISTSNKPDPILSFTAAGGTSFQAIVLASEIGPMLEHTSDRSELLGMLLNPQQSLISIKDFLVSCSLSKTQIISKVQSNKRNYCLAKNFKFLWRTSLNKCVDSSPIIVGNKWICVGSHSHILATLDGRQGNPIAVLELPDRIECKVEVALNDKNPYMAFVGCYDHYLYAFNYTNGRIYWRIDMSGIIKAKPLSCKSGLIVATYGKTFNVFCVCLKTQNYIWRQKVGAIGIFASPVLINDAAMIICALDGTYCSVSADSGKCQWLQKCGSPIFSTPIVISEENIIILAEVVGKVHICNTESGEVIKTFCAGSSIFSGLTTIPDMNSKVQGNDTRSTKILFGCYDKNVYCLQYMNAADENQQSTPVLHLLWKMKIATCIFPTARHMHTRGVLAKCLYQA
- the LOC128865275 gene encoding beta-alanine-activating enzyme isoform X3, which gives rise to MGRVYDLALLQKFRRNLFIIYRSEYEEISFTYDTILGTVSEVLEQFKLYNVIPNVGIALQIQSLTASGIVLLLSILNYNCYFIPLHYNTAQSHFEAVLNAHGAKYVIADLKYDNGNCKQIGCVTVFHNKMYIYENTSLKKNACVDVPSLCYSIATSGTTGLPKIVQVPYSCMEPNIVAISTQLKISESDVIYLCAPFTFDPFMVDLFLALNRGATLLISAPTLRLNPNKLIKILWPKLLDHDRSLLRENSNCIGATFLQATPSFFRLFGDAAIKDVILHESNSLRCLVLGGEDFPTRLEWNSWLPSAPINKRIFNIYGITELSCWCTMHECNFNDGWERAPLGALLDNQTSLRIIDKSGMELSGVCEGQLEIGSATRKCYIPSIDGQFSHESTELCFRATGDVVRQDESGNVFYLGRIDSIIKRRGVRLNLEILQQNIQMLLKTEPRNIKCVWQEEMQKLICFIETSADYPNSGPMHIRRLLSENLIEIKRPDDIKFIRKFPLNSHGKVDIRCMLSQIAEDTCQQSVKPVEILQSFIIETLGFDPLNPISEVPRISTSNKPDPILSFTAAGGTSFQAIVLASEIGPMLEHTSDRSELLGMLLNPQQSLISIKDFLVSCSLSKTQIISKVQSNKRNYCLAKNFKFLWRTSLNKCVDSSPIIVGNKWICVGSHSHILATLDGRQGNPIAVLELPDRIECKVEVALNDKNPYMAFVGCYDHYLYAFNYTNGRIYWRIDMSGIIKAKPLSCKSGLIVATYGKTFNVFCVCLKTQNYIWRQKVGAIGIFASPVLINDAAMIICALDGTYCSVSADSGKCQWLQKCGSPIFSTPIVISEENIIILAEVVGKVHICNTESGEVIKTFCAGSSIFSGLTTIPDMNSKVQGNDTRSTKILFGCYDKNVYCLQYMNAADENQQSTPVLHLLWK
- the LOC128865275 gene encoding beta-alanine-activating enzyme isoform X1 yields the protein MGRVYDLALLQKFRRNLFIIYRSEYEEISFTYDTILGTVSEVLEQFKLYNVIPNVGIALQIQSLTASGIVLLLSILNYNCYFIPLHYNTAQSHFEAVLNAHGAKYVIADLKYDNGNCKQIGCVTVFHNKMYIYENTSLKKNACVDVPSLCYSIATSGTTGLPKIVQVPYSCMEPNIVAISTQLKISESDVIYLCAPFTFDPFMVDLFLALNRGATLLISAPTLRLNPNKLIKILWPKLLDHDRSLLRENSNCIGATFLQATPSFFRLFGDAAIKDVILHESNSLRCLVLGGEDFPTRLEWNSWLPSAPINKRIFNIYGITELSCWCTMHECNFNDGWERAPLGALLDNQTSLRIIDKSGMELSGVCEGQLEIGSATRKCYIPSIDGQFSHESTELCFRATGDVVRQDESGNVFYLGRIDSIIKRRGVRLNLEILQQNIQMLLKTEPRNIKCVWQEEMQKLICFIETSADYPNSGPMHIRRLLSENLIEIKRPDDIKFIRKFPLNSHGKVDIRCMLSQIAEDTCQQSVKPVEILQSFIIETLGFDPLNPISEVPRISTSNKPDPILSFTAAGGTSFQAIVLASEIGPMLEHTSDRSELLGMLLNPQQSLISIKDFLVSCSLSKTQIISKVQSNKRNYCLAKNFKFLWRTSLNKCVDSSPIIVGNKWICVGSHSHILATLDGRQGNPIAVLELPDRIECKVEVALNDKNPYMAFVGCYDHYLYAFNYTNGRIYWRIDMSGIIKAKPLSCKSGLIVATYGKTFNVFCVCLKTQNYIWRQKVGAIGIFASPVLINDAAMIICALDGTYCSVSADSGKCQWLQKCGSPIFSTPIVISEENIIILAEVVGKVHICNTESGEVIKTFCAGSSIFSGLTTIPDMNSKVQGNDTRSTKILFGCYDKNVYCLQYMNAADENQQSTPVLHLLWKVQLDSNIFATPVAISMKEDNFVLSCSINGLIALLLAETGELVATHKLPAEVFSTPCQLNNQIFLGCRDNYVYSFSIK
- the LOC128865275 gene encoding beta-alanine-activating enzyme isoform X4, which produces MYIYENTSLKKNACVDVPSLCYSIATSGTTGLPKIVQVPYSCMEPNIVAISTQLKISESDVIYLCAPFTFDPFMVDLFLALNRGATLLISAPTLRLNPNKLIKILWPKLLDHDRSLLRENSNCIGATFLQATPSFFRLFGDAAIKDVILHESNSLRCLVLGGEDFPTRLEWNSWLPSAPINKRIFNIYGITELSCWCTMHECNFNDGWERAPLGALLDNQTSLRIIDKSGMELSGVCEGQLEIGSATRKCYIPSIDGQFSHESTELCFRATGDVVRQDESGNVFYLGRIDSIIKRRGVRLNLEILQQNIQMLLKTEPRNIKCVWQEEMQKLICFIETSADYPNSGPMHIRRLLSENLIEIKRPDDIKFIRKFPLNSHGKVDIRCMLSQIAEDTCQQSVKPVEILQSFIIETLGFDPLNPISEVPRISTSNKPDPILSFTAAGGTSFQAIVLASEIGPMLEHTSDRSELLGMLLNPQQSLISIKDFLVSCSLSKTQIISKVQSNKRNYCLAKNFKFLWRTSLNKCVDSSPIIVGNKWICVGSHSHILATLDGRQGNPIAVLELPDRIECKVEVALNDKNPYMAFVGCYDHYLYAFNYTNGRIYWRIDMSGIIKAKPLSCKSGLIVATYGKTFNVFCVCLKTQNYIWRQKVGAIGIFASPVLINDAAMIICALDGTYCSVSADSGKCQWLQKCGSPIFSTPIVISEENIIILAEVVGKVHICNTESGEVIKTFCAGSSIFSGLTTIPDMNSKVQGNDTRSTKILFGCYDKNVYCLQYMNAADENQQSTPVLHLLWKVQLDSNIFATPVAISMKEDNFVLSCSINGLIALLLAETGELVATHKLPAEVFSTPCQLNNQIFLGCRDNYVYSFSIK